From Arcticibacter tournemirensis, one genomic window encodes:
- a CDS encoding helix-turn-helix domain-containing protein, which produces MSIKNELPRKGKLGKESNHSDSFRIQVALEYLDGDYSQAQVEKKYGLPERSVYRFVNWYNDNQKELMQDQPVEAQEASFTSKELAALEKKLSLTEMKIAALEKVIAMANEEYRTDLKKKAVTR; this is translated from the coding sequence ATGAGTATTAAAAATGAATTACCCCGGAAGGGAAAATTGGGAAAAGAATCGAATCATTCTGATAGTTTCAGGATTCAGGTGGCGTTAGAATATTTAGATGGCGACTATAGCCAGGCACAGGTTGAAAAAAAATACGGATTACCAGAAAGAAGTGTTTATCGTTTTGTAAATTGGTATAACGATAACCAGAAAGAGCTTATGCAAGACCAACCGGTAGAAGCACAGGAAGCTTCGTTTACTTCAAAGGAACTGGCTGCGCTTGAAAAGAAGCTATCCCTTACAGAGATGAAGATCGCAGCCCTTGAAAAAGTCATTGCTATGGCCAACGAAGAATACCGGACAGATCTTAAAAAAAAAGCTGTTACCAGGTGA
- a CDS encoding IS3 family transposase codes for MAELRGTRKHYSLANLCAAFGYTRQAWYNYLKRSELQIFQEHIVLQKIKEIRKELPKTGCIKLYKELNNGFLQDLGIAMGRDAVFDLVRENGMLVKSSKRHVCTTNSYHRYRIHPDLVQRRHPQHAEEIWVSDITYITTMSGFNYLSLVTDAYSRKITGYFLSVNLKAEGCIKALDQALAARIYPENTLIHHSDRGTQYCCDDYVSKLRQRDIQISMTQTGSPYDNAIAERINGILKTEFDLYKTFKSHSQANAAVDKAIFNYNNLRLHASCSYQTPEHTHNQEKTNQITLN; via the coding sequence ATGGCCGAACTGCGGGGAACACGCAAACATTATAGCTTAGCCAATCTTTGCGCGGCATTTGGTTATACCAGGCAGGCCTGGTATAACTATTTAAAAAGATCAGAACTTCAGATTTTTCAGGAGCATATTGTATTGCAGAAAATTAAAGAGATTAGAAAGGAACTGCCTAAAACCGGCTGTATCAAACTTTACAAAGAGCTCAATAATGGTTTTTTGCAGGACTTAGGGATAGCAATGGGCAGAGATGCTGTATTTGACCTGGTTAGAGAGAATGGGATGCTTGTCAAATCCAGCAAAAGGCATGTGTGTACTACCAATTCCTATCACAGGTATAGAATTCATCCTGATCTGGTGCAACGAAGGCATCCACAGCACGCTGAAGAAATATGGGTGAGTGACATTACTTACATTACCACCATGTCCGGATTCAACTACCTGTCTTTAGTAACAGATGCGTACTCAAGAAAAATAACAGGGTACTTTCTGTCAGTAAACCTCAAAGCTGAAGGATGTATAAAAGCACTCGATCAGGCACTAGCTGCAAGGATATATCCTGAAAACACATTAATACATCACTCGGACAGGGGCACGCAGTATTGTTGTGATGATTATGTGTCCAAACTCAGGCAAAGGGATATCCAGATCAGTATGACACAAACCGGCAGCCCCTATGACAATGCCATCGCAGAGCGTATTAACGGAATACTTAAAACAGAATTTGATCTTTATAAAACCTTCAAATCTCATAGCCAGGCAAACGCAGCAGTGGATAAGGCCATCTTTAATTATAACAACCTGAGGTTACATGCAAGTTGCAGCTACCAGACTCCAGAACATACCCATAATCAAGAAAAAACAAATCAAATCACCTTAAATTAA